The Teredinibacter sp. KSP-S5-2 genomic interval CCTGGCTGTTTTCGTCCCGGCGACCTTTATATTCCAGGTTGCCGGCTTCCAGGCCTCGATCACCAACAACAATGCGGTGTGGAATGCCCATCAGTTCTGTATCGGCAAGCATCACCCCCAGACGGGCTTTGTTTTCATCCATATACAGAACGTCATAACCGGCTTCAGTAAGCTGTGTGTAAAGAGCTTCACATTCGTTAGCAACCGCTTCCGATTTGTGTTTGTTGATCGGGATAAGAGCAATTTGAAATGGCGCGATGCTGTCTGGCCAGATAATGCCGTTGTCGTCGTGGTTTTGCTCAATGGCTGCTGCAACAATTCGTGTTACACCAATACCGTAACATCCCATAATCATGGTTTGTTGTTTGCCGCTTTCATTGAGTACTGTTGCGTTCATGGCTTCAGAGTACTTGGTACCCAGTTGGAATATATGGCCAACTTCAATACCGCGTTTTATTTCAATGGTGCCTTTGCCGCATGGGCTTGGATCACCGACGACCACGTTGCGAATATCTTCGATACGCGTGTTGTCTTTTTCTTCCCAGTTTGCATTGGTAAGGTGGAAACCATCATTATTGGCACCGCAGACAAAATTTACCAGTGCGGCAGCAGAGCGGTCGATAATCGTTGGGATACTCAAGCCGATAGGGCCAAGTGAACCGACACCTGCTCCCAGTTCGTTTTTAATGCGTTCTTCATCAGCAAACTGCAACGGCTCTGCAATCTCAGGCAGTTTTTCTGCCTTGATTTCATTGAGTTCGTGATCGCCACGTAGAACCAGCGCAATAAGCGGTGCTTTTTGGCCTTCCTCTTCTGTTGCACCGAGTACCACAAGTGTTTTTACTGTTTGCGAAGCGTCAACGCTTAATGCTTGGCATACTTCGTCAATGGTTTTTTCATTGGGTGTTGCGACTTCTGCTTGCTCAGCGAGTTGTGCTGTTTGTTTCTCTGGTGCTAGTGCTTCTGCTAATTCCACGTTGGCAGCGAAGTCACTTTCGGTGCTGAAGGCAATATCGTCTTCGCCACTGGCGGCGAGCACATGGAACTCATGTGAGCCGGAACCACCGATCGAGCCGGTGTCAGCCAGTACCGGGCGATACTCCAAGCCGATGCGATCAAAAATATTGCAGTAGGTTTGATGCATAACGTCATAGGTTTCTTGCAGGCTTTCCTGGGAAATATGGAAAGAGTACGCGTCTTTCATAATGAATTCGCGTGAGCGCATAACGCCAAAGCGTGGTCGAACTTCGTCGCGAAACTTGGTTTGAATTTGATAAAAGTTTGCAGGCAATTGTTTGTAGCTGCTGATTTCGGTGCGAATCAGGTCAGTGATAACTTCCTCGTGGGTTGGCCCGAGGCAGAAAGAATTGGAATGTCTATCGTTGATACGCAAAAGCTCCGGTCCGTATTGCTGCCAACGTCCTGATTCTTCCCACAATTCGGCGGGTTGAACAACAGGCATAAGGACTTCCTGGGCGCCGGATTTATTCATTTCCTCGCGGACAATGTTTTCCACTTTACGCAAAACGCGCAAACCCAGCGGTAACCAATTGTATAAGCCGGATGCAAGCTTGCGGATCAAGCCCGCTCTAAGCATGAGTTGGTGGCTGACGACGACCGCATCGGCAGGTGTTTCTTTCTGGGTGGCGATGAGAAATTTGCTAGCGCGCATGATTTACCTTAAACAATGAACAAACGGCAGATTATACTTAAGGAACGAGAGACGTTGATCGGATGTCTTAGCCCGTATGCCTTGAGCGTTTTGCCGGGTATTCTAAGGTTTCCAACAATAGAGAGGAATAGCTATGTTTGAACTGCATCCGCAATTAAGAAAAGATACGGTCACTGTGGGCCAGTTTAAGTTGTCGCTTATCCTTCTGCATAAGGATGCTAACTACCCCTGGTGTATTTTGGTTCCCAAGCGCGCCAATGTGCGGGAAATTCATCATTTATCCGAAGAAGACCAGATATCCCTGATTCGAGAGTCCTGTCATCTGTCCGAAGTGATGACGTCTATTTTTGCTCCTACAACGATGAATATTGCGGAGTTAGGCAATATTGTCCCTCAGTTACATGTTCATCATGTGGCACGCTACGAAAACGACGCAGCATGGCCGAAAGCTATCTGGGGTTACGCTGATCCAAAACCCTATGAGCCGGAAGTGATGGAAGAGCGGTTAAGTCGTTTGCATGACTCTTTAGTTGGCGAGGGATTTGAGGCTCATTGTGGTGTCAGTGACGAAGACACCGTAAACCCAGGTTTTACTCCCTGATATGTAATGAGCATTCGCTATCTGCTGTTGTTGATTGCCCTGCTGGCTGCAAACGGGTGGGGGCAGTCGCATGATCCGCTTATTGTGCGGGTGCCTGCTCCGCAAGAGCAAACGCTGGACGCCAGTTACAATTATTTTACCGGTCTTTTGCAACTTGCTCTGGCGAAAGGTGCAGGCTCCGAGTGGCATCTGTCCACGGTCAGTTCAAATAATATGTCCCAGGCGCGAATGCTACGTCAAATTCAGCTGGAAAATAAGATTGATATCTATTGGGCTGGCACTTCAATTAAACGCGAAAAAGCGTTGCACGCAATCCGCGTTCCTTTACTCAAGGGGTTGCTGGGTTTTCGCGTTGCCATAATGCATAAGAGTGTCGAGGGGCATTACCAGAGTATTAATAATGCCAAGGCTTTTTACCGTCTAAAACCATGTCAGGGGGCGGATTGGCCGGATTCAGATATTCTTGAGCATTCGGGGTTCAGGGTTATTCGTAACCCCAGTTTGAAAGGAATGTACGAGCAGGTGAGTATTATGCGCTGCCATTTTTTCCCCAGGGGAATTCATGAGGTGGAGGCAGAATATTCCGCTGTTATTCAGCGTTATCCAAATTTAAAGCTGAATAAATCGCTCATAATTCACTACCCATTCCCAATGTATTTTTTTGTTAATAA includes:
- a CDS encoding proline--tRNA ligase; protein product: MRASKFLIATQKETPADAVVVSHQLMLRAGLIRKLASGLYNWLPLGLRVLRKVENIVREEMNKSGAQEVLMPVVQPAELWEESGRWQQYGPELLRINDRHSNSFCLGPTHEEVITDLIRTEISSYKQLPANFYQIQTKFRDEVRPRFGVMRSREFIMKDAYSFHISQESLQETYDVMHQTYCNIFDRIGLEYRPVLADTGSIGGSGSHEFHVLAASGEDDIAFSTESDFAANVELAEALAPEKQTAQLAEQAEVATPNEKTIDEVCQALSVDASQTVKTLVVLGATEEEGQKAPLIALVLRGDHELNEIKAEKLPEIAEPLQFADEERIKNELGAGVGSLGPIGLSIPTIIDRSAAALVNFVCGANNDGFHLTNANWEEKDNTRIEDIRNVVVGDPSPCGKGTIEIKRGIEVGHIFQLGTKYSEAMNATVLNESGKQQTMIMGCYGIGVTRIVAAAIEQNHDDNGIIWPDSIAPFQIALIPINKHKSEAVANECEALYTQLTEAGYDVLYMDENKARLGVMLADTELMGIPHRIVVGDRGLEAGNLEYKGRRDENSQDIAKDQLMEFLKGKIQS
- a CDS encoding HIT domain-containing protein, producing the protein MFELHPQLRKDTVTVGQFKLSLILLHKDANYPWCILVPKRANVREIHHLSEEDQISLIRESCHLSEVMTSIFAPTTMNIAELGNIVPQLHVHHVARYENDAAWPKAIWGYADPKPYEPEVMEERLSRLHDSLVGEGFEAHCGVSDEDTVNPGFTP